From the genome of Blautia hydrogenotrophica DSM 10507:
ATAATAATAGAAATGCCTGCCGCTATTCCAACCAAAATCGCAGGATAGACCATGTCCTTCATACCATCTACAAAATGCCTCGCCATCTCATTTAAAGACATCCCGTACACTAGACCGCAGACTAGAGCCAACCCAAAGAAATATGCGCTCAGCTCTGTCATATACCATCCCTTCAGCACAATCATCGCCATCAACAGGATAATTCCACCAAAGAAGCAAGTCAGTACCGCTCCCTGCCGTTTTGTAAGTTTGGTCTCACCTACATCTTCCAGACAGAATTCTGAGTAATCCAAATCAGCCACAAGACTTTTTGACGGGTCTGCCTTAACCTTCCTACAATAGTGAATCAGAAAAGCAACTGCCACAACCGCACTGACTCCCCAGAGAATCCATCGGTACCACATCCCTGAGAACAGCGGAAGACCGGCGATGGATTGGGCAAGACCAACGGTAAACGGATTGATCGGCGCTGTGCCGTATCCGAAACAGACTCCCATCAGCATGATTGCGACTCCAACCACCGCATCATACCCGAGACCAATTGCCAGTGTCACTAGGATGGGGAGGAACGCCAGGCATTCCTCCGCCATTCCCACGACACCTCCTGCAAGGCCAAACACAATAAGCAGAACCGCTATTATGATTTCGCCCGATTTTCCTTTTCCCGCAGTAATGGACTTGCGAATCAGTTGATGTAAAGAACCTGTGGCATTCACTACTCCAAAACATCCTCCAATCAGGAAAATAAAGAACACGGTAACTGCATTTTTCTCCAATCCCTGAGGGACCGCCATGAAGAAATCCAAGAACGACACCGGAGTTTGTTCCGCACTCTCATAGGTTCCCGGCTGGACGACCATCTGGCCGCTGGAAGGATCTTCCATCCTCTCAAAATTTCCTGCTGGCACCACATAAGTCATAACGACTGCCAAAAGCATCAACCCTAAGATCAACACATAGGTGTCAGGAAACTGCCACTTTCTCTTCTTTTTCTTCTTGAATCGATTCTCTTCCTCTGCCATCCTTTGCTGTCCTTTCATTTTCCACCGGGAGTTTCCCGGCCATCCCTTTACATTTCCTCTCTTATCTTCTCCAATAGTTTTGGATTGTCTAAGATTCTAAGCCCCGTCAAAGCCAGAAGTTTTACTCCGACAATCATACGGTCTAGTCCATAAGGCAGCATCGTTGCATCTCTAAAATCAGCCGTGTGAATTCCAGGCTCTCCTTCACATACTCCTAACATCGGCTCAATCGTGGGTACTTCCCAGCTTACATTTCCAATATCACTAGAACCCCCATCAATAAGAATAAAATCGTCCACGCCAAACTGTGGGAAGAACTCTTCCATAACTTCTTCCAAAGCACGGTTACTTTTCAGCCCCTTACACACTGGTTCGAACCAATCATATTCCAGTTCGCAGCCTGTGGCAAGCGCCGCCGCCTTTGCACAGTTGACCACTTTTTGAACTACTTCTTCAAAATAATCCTGCTCTTTTGCGCGGAATTCTAATCTTACTACACCTTTGTCTGGAATTACATTCGCAGCTTTCCCTGCCTCCAATATAATTCCATGGATTCTAGTACCATCTTTCAATTGCTGGCGCAACGCATTGACATTGTTGTACAACAGCACCACCGCGTCCAAAGCATTCACACCATCATACGGATAGGTTCCTGCGTGAGAAGCCTTTCCGGTGAAGTTAAAGTCCATTCCACCGATTGCAATCATCTTTGGATAAATCGTCGTTCTCGCATTCGGATGAAGCATCATAGCGACGTCATAGCCTTTGAAGACTCCTCGGTCAGCCAGATATACTTTTCCCTCTCCGGTTTCCTCCGCTGGAGTACCAAAAATCGCAATCTCTCCTGGATAAGTATCCAGCACCTCCGCTAATGCAAGAGCTGCACCCACCGACATAGAAGCAATCATATGATGTCCGCACGCATGACCACATCCTGGCAGAGCATCGTACTCAGCTAAAAAAGCAATTCTCGGGCCATCCCCATTCTTCTTGACTGCTTTAAATGCCGTCTCCATCCCTTCGAATTTTTCTTCTACTTCAAATCCTTCTTTTCTCAGAAAATCTGTGATATATGCGCAAGCCTTTACTTCTTCAAGTGCGATTTCTGGATTATCGAAAAGATATTGAGCCATAGAAACTATTTTTTCTCTGTTCTCATCTGCAAGTTTACAGACTCTTTCTTTTTGACTCTCAAATCCCATACTATTTTTCTCCTTTCCGTTGACCCTTTATTCATTCCTTTGCATTTTTCTAATTATGCAACCACACTATTCTTTTTCTCGTGAAGTTTCTTTTTATACCGCAGACAGTATAAACTTCCGAGAATCCCAAGTGCAAAGACTACCATCTGGAGAATAAACAGATATTTATATCCGTTATTTCCATAATTATCAATCAGGAAGCCAACCAGAGGGAATAAGAAAATATCAGGTGAGAAGCCCAGTGCCGCTGCCACACCGATGGTAGATGCGGAACGTTCTCTTGGAACTTCCAATTC
Proteins encoded in this window:
- a CDS encoding M20 family metallopeptidase — translated: MGFESQKERVCKLADENREKIVSMAQYLFDNPEIALEEVKACAYITDFLRKEGFEVEEKFEGMETAFKAVKKNGDGPRIAFLAEYDALPGCGHACGHHMIASMSVGAALALAEVLDTYPGEIAIFGTPAEETGEGKVYLADRGVFKGYDVAMMLHPNARTTIYPKMIAIGGMDFNFTGKASHAGTYPYDGVNALDAVVLLYNNVNALRQQLKDGTRIHGIILEAGKAANVIPDKGVVRLEFRAKEQDYFEEVVQKVVNCAKAAALATGCELEYDWFEPVCKGLKSNRALEEVMEEFFPQFGVDDFILIDGGSSDIGNVSWEVPTIEPMLGVCEGEPGIHTADFRDATMLPYGLDRMIVGVKLLALTGLRILDNPKLLEKIREEM
- a CDS encoding YfcC family protein → MAEEENRFKKKKKRKWQFPDTYVLILGLMLLAVVMTYVVPAGNFERMEDPSSGQMVVQPGTYESAEQTPVSFLDFFMAVPQGLEKNAVTVFFIFLIGGCFGVVNATGSLHQLIRKSITAGKGKSGEIIIAVLLIVFGLAGGVVGMAEECLAFLPILVTLAIGLGYDAVVGVAIMLMGVCFGYGTAPINPFTVGLAQSIAGLPLFSGMWYRWILWGVSAVVAVAFLIHYCRKVKADPSKSLVADLDYSEFCLEDVGETKLTKRQGAVLTCFFGGIILLMAMIVLKGWYMTELSAYFFGLALVCGLVYGMSLNEMARHFVDGMKDMVYPAILVGIAAGISIIMENGNILDSIVNAFAQPLSHTPQVINGGLMMFVQTLINLFIPSGTGQAVVTMPLMAPLADVVGITRQTAVLAYQLGDGCSNCIIPTGAMMMAAISFGKVPYVRWAKFIAKWLGLQLIIGFSFCVIASVIQLGPF